A window of Pedobacter lusitanus contains these coding sequences:
- a CDS encoding hotdog fold thioesterase encodes MIWFSEFTPEQLNDRPKNHLGGLLDIRFTEIGEDSVTATMPVDERTHQPAGILHGGASVVLAETLGSIASYMCIDPELFQAVGLEINANHLRPVKSGKVTGICKSLHKGAKTHVWEIKIYDDRGKMNCISRLTVAVIPKIK; translated from the coding sequence ATGATCTGGTTTTCCGAATTTACCCCTGAACAGTTGAATGACAGACCCAAGAATCATCTGGGTGGCCTTCTTGATATCCGGTTTACAGAAATCGGTGAAGACTCAGTAACAGCAACAATGCCTGTGGATGAACGGACTCATCAGCCGGCAGGCATCCTGCATGGCGGGGCCTCTGTAGTCCTCGCAGAAACATTAGGCAGTATAGCTTCATACATGTGCATAGATCCGGAACTGTTTCAGGCAGTAGGCCTGGAAATCAATGCGAATCACTTACGCCCTGTTAAAAGCGGAAAAGTTACCGGAATCTGTAAATCTCTGCATAAAGGGGCTAAAACGCATGTCTGGGAAATAAAAATTTACGACGACAGAGGAAAAATGAATTGTATCAGTCGCTTAACTGTTGCGGTCATTCCTAAAATCAAATAA
- a CDS encoding DMT family transporter, giving the protein MNWIILIIAGLFEVGFTTSLKLSNNFSNLKWSIAFFACITLSFFFLNKATQTLPMGTAYAVWTGIGAVGTVIVGILYFDEPANFWRIFFIATLIASILGLKFFAGSAH; this is encoded by the coding sequence ATGAACTGGATCATTTTGATTATTGCAGGCTTATTTGAGGTTGGATTTACGACCAGTCTTAAGCTTTCCAATAACTTTTCTAACCTGAAGTGGAGTATTGCATTCTTCGCCTGTATTACATTAAGCTTCTTCTTCTTAAACAAAGCAACTCAGACTTTACCAATGGGTACTGCATATGCGGTCTGGACCGGCATAGGTGCTGTTGGAACTGTTATCGTCGGTATTTTATATTTTGATGAGCCGGCAAATTTCTGGCGGATATTTTTTATCGCGACACTGATTGCTTCTATACTGGGTTTGAAATTCTTTGCCGGTAGTGCCCATTAA
- a CDS encoding Crp/Fnr family transcriptional regulator — translation MHLNLLLKELKAVELPKNHLIIKAEKVERSLYFIEQGVARAYVDGRDNRITFWFGMEGDIILSYHSYINNTPGYENIELLENCLLYELKTEVLETLYNSNTELANWGRKLAELILIKTEESYIGRLFKPAKERYIDLLQTDPLLIQRIPLGYIASYLGVTQVTLSRIRAEIK, via the coding sequence TTGCACTTAAATCTGCTGCTGAAAGAATTAAAGGCTGTGGAACTACCTAAAAATCATCTGATTATCAAGGCTGAAAAGGTAGAACGCTCCCTATATTTCATAGAACAGGGAGTGGCACGCGCCTACGTAGATGGCCGGGACAACCGGATTACCTTTTGGTTCGGTATGGAAGGTGATATTATTCTATCCTATCATAGCTATATTAACAATACTCCCGGATATGAAAATATAGAATTGCTCGAGAATTGCCTACTCTATGAATTAAAGACTGAGGTACTTGAAACCTTATACAATTCAAATACAGAACTGGCCAACTGGGGCAGAAAACTTGCCGAGCTTATTCTGATTAAAACAGAGGAAAGCTATATTGGAAGACTATTTAAACCTGCTAAAGAGCGATATATTGACTTATTGCAAACAGACCCATTGCTGATTCAGCGTATACCTCTGGGATATATTGCCTCTTACCTGGGCGTCACACAGGTTACCCTGAGCAGAATAAGGGCTGAAATCAAATAA
- a CDS encoding DinB family protein, with protein sequence MNRPQPNEYPVWALTYIEKVNGDILELLERQADEFPDFIRTLKAKADYAYAPGKWTLKEMAGHIIDTERILVYRLTSFSRLEQTALPGFEEDDYVANAHFADRALDSFAEEFRLLRKANLYLFKSLNDHDLNRSGTASERQISVRALLYVIAGHLMHHTQIINERYL encoded by the coding sequence ATGAACCGACCTCAACCAAACGAATACCCGGTATGGGCATTGACTTACATTGAAAAAGTTAACGGAGACATCCTTGAATTATTAGAACGTCAGGCAGATGAATTCCCCGATTTCATCCGTACACTGAAAGCAAAGGCTGATTATGCCTATGCTCCCGGCAAATGGACACTAAAAGAGATGGCAGGGCATATTATTGATACTGAGCGGATTTTAGTTTATCGCCTAACCAGTTTTTCCCGCCTTGAACAAACCGCACTGCCAGGTTTCGAAGAGGACGATTATGTTGCCAATGCACATTTTGCGGACCGCGCACTGGATAGCTTTGCAGAAGAATTCAGACTGCTGAGAAAAGCCAATCTTTACCTTTTCAAATCATTGAATGATCATGACTTAAATCGCAGCGGAACAGCCTCCGAAAGACAAATTTCAGTTCGGGCATTACTGTATGTGATTGCCGGGCACCTGATGCACCATACACAAATTATTAACGAAAGATATTTATGA